Below is a genomic region from Brassica oleracea var. oleracea cultivar TO1000 chromosome C9, BOL, whole genome shotgun sequence.
ATTTTTTTTTGTAAATGGAGAAACAGCTCTCCAATGCTTTCTCTCTCCTTGCTCTCGCCGACGACGAAGATGGTCTCCCCTCGTCTTCTTCCTCCTCCGCTGGTAATCTTCCGATGAAGAAAGTTTCAGCCTTTCAGTTTACAATATCGATTCATGTGTCTAATTCTTTTTTTTTCAGGGAAACAAGGAGAAAGAGTATTAGAGGATGTCGGAAACTATAAGCAACCACTTGTCTGGATTGACTTGGAAATGACTGGTAATGTTTCAATCTTGTTCTTGTCCCTAATTAATCCCCCTTGTTTCTGTCTGCTAATTCTATATTTTAAAGTTTCCTTTTTTATTTTAATTAGCTTTCATCTTCCACATATGATCCATTGTTTATCTCCCTTAGTCGATGTTTCATATTTTAGATCATCAATATTCAATATTCTTACTGTATATTGTGTAGGTCTTAATGTTGAAGTTGACAGGATATTGGAGATTGCTTGTATAATTACTGATGGACAATTAGCCAAATCAGTGGAGGTATATATATATATATGTTCTTCTATCTATTTCTTGCCAGGTTTTCCCTTTGAATAAATTGTTTAAACTATCATGGTATAGAATGTGGATTTATACAGTAATCAGTTGTGTAATATGATAATTACTGTTTTTTTTAATCATAAGTTATTTACATATCTCATTTTTCTCAGATGGCTCTTACACCACATAATTTGTTTTGACTCACTATATAACAGCATGATGTGGATTTGTTATTGAAAACGTTTGTATACTGAGTTTAGGGTCCAGATTTAGTTGTACATCAAACGAAAGACTGCATGGATAAAATGGGTGATTGGTGTCAAACTCATCATGGAGACAGTGGTAAGCTTCTCTCTCTTAAGATATTTGTCACATTCTACATTTTTGTGTTTCTCATTGGTTCTGTCTGATTTAGGCTTGACAAAGAAAGTGCTCTCTAGTACTATAAGTGAAAGGCAAGCTGAACAAGAGGTAATTTTAGATAATCTTGAGCAAAACATTGTTGACATTTATTGTTAATTAGTTTATTCTGGTTTTGATTACAGGTCATCAAATTTGTGAAAAAGCATGTTGGTAATGAAAATCCACAATTAGCTGGGAACTCTGTCTACGTGGATTTTCTTTTCTTAAAGGTAGCTCGAAACTTTTAATTGTAATCTGAACAAGTTGCATCTTGATGATTGTAACCAAATTTATATAATGTGTGTGTGTTTACAGAAGTACATGCCAGATTTGGCTGCCCTTTTCCCTCATGTACTTGTCGATGTCAGTAGTGTCAAGTCTTTATGCACCCGATGGTTTCCCAGAGGTAAAAACAAATAT
It encodes:
- the LOC106316166 gene encoding oligoribonuclease-like, whose protein sequence is MEKQLSNAFSLLALADDEDGLPSSSSSSAGKQGERVLEDVGNYKQPLVWIDLEMTGLNVEVDRILEIACIITDGQLAKSVEGPDLVVHQTKDCMDKMGDWCQTHHGDSGLTKKVLSSTISERQAEQEVIKFVKKHVGNENPQLAGNSVYVDFLFLKKYMPDLAALFPHVLVDVSSVKSLCTRWFPRDKNRAPGKKNNHRAMDDIRESIKELKYYKETIFKANKGKR